From the genome of Varibaculum prostatecancerukia, one region includes:
- the amrS gene encoding AmmeMemoRadiSam system radical SAM enzyme, giving the protein MNTSAIGEETALPGKWFHLLDDGRIQCDLCPRNCRLREGQKGYCFVRERRGERIVLATWGRSSGFCIDPIEKKPLNHFYPGTPVLSFGTAGCNLGCKFCQNHEISAARQWDRLAQSATPTRIATAAQEMSVQAVAFTYNDPVIYAEYAIDTARACRALGIHPIAVTAGYISPEARGEFFSVMDAANIDLKGFNEDFYWHLTGAHLTNILDNIAWVVHNTSTWVELTTLIIPGYNDDRAQLQAECEWIARELGTEIPLHFTAFHPDHKMLDTPPTPLQTLRTARDIAREAGLRHVYLGNVHDPQADTTYCAGCGKELIRRDWYQLREYNLVAGKCPDCGKALAGHFNSRPGTWGPRSCPVRL; this is encoded by the coding sequence ATGAATACTTCCGCAATAGGGGAAGAAACCGCTCTGCCGGGAAAGTGGTTTCACCTGCTAGATGACGGCAGAATCCAATGCGACCTCTGTCCGCGAAACTGTCGCTTACGGGAGGGGCAAAAAGGATATTGTTTCGTGCGGGAGCGCCGCGGGGAACGGATTGTGCTCGCCACCTGGGGTAGGTCGAGTGGATTCTGCATTGACCCAATAGAAAAGAAACCGCTAAACCACTTTTATCCCGGAACCCCCGTGCTTTCCTTCGGCACCGCCGGGTGCAATCTAGGCTGTAAGTTCTGTCAAAACCATGAAATCTCGGCTGCGCGGCAATGGGATCGCCTGGCGCAATCCGCCACCCCGACGCGAATCGCGACGGCCGCGCAAGAAATGTCGGTGCAGGCAGTAGCATTTACCTACAACGATCCGGTAATTTACGCGGAATATGCGATCGATACTGCCCGCGCCTGTCGCGCCCTAGGAATCCATCCCATTGCAGTAACCGCCGGTTATATTTCCCCTGAGGCTCGAGGTGAATTCTTTTCCGTCATGGACGCCGCAAATATCGACCTAAAAGGTTTTAACGAGGACTTTTACTGGCATTTAACCGGCGCGCACCTGACCAACATCTTGGACAATATCGCCTGGGTGGTGCATAACACCTCCACCTGGGTGGAGCTGACCACGCTGATTATTCCCGGCTATAACGATGATCGGGCACAGCTGCAGGCAGAATGCGAATGGATAGCGCGCGAGCTGGGCACAGAGATCCCCCTACATTTCACCGCTTTCCACCCCGATCACAAAATGTTAGATACCCCGCCTACGCCTTTGCAGACGCTGCGCACTGCCCGCGATATTGCCCGCGAGGCCGGGTTAAGGCACGTCTACCTGGGTAACGTACATGACCCGCAGGCCGACACCACCTATTGCGCCGGTTGCGGTAAGGAGCTGATTCGCCGCGACTGGTATCAATTGCGCGAATATAATCTGGTGGCGGGCAAATGCCCGGATTGCGGAAAAGCCCTAGCGGGACATTTTAATTCCCGTCCCGGCACCTGGGGGCCGCGTTCCTGTCCAGTCCGACTGTAA
- the amrB gene encoding AmmeMemoRadiSam system protein B, whose amino-acid sequence MGENLRREPAVAGMFYPQEVVEIKSEARILNEAAEKYLQVRPDLPPDDPQVSGQVKAIVAPHAGWVFSGMLAAAAWRRAALGRKETRRIVLLGPTHRVAIRGVALPGCDQFGTPAGMLSVPTQKVLEQTQDLPLKVTIDPLTHLEEHALEVQVPLIIENFGEDVQLIPLNVGEAAPRAVADIIDALADEQTLIAVSSDLSHYHPYEQAERIDAATISQIENLELPLTSEQACGVRPLNGLLELCRQRGIYPRLIGNYNSGDTPYAGSDRVVGYAAFEIRS is encoded by the coding sequence ATGGGAGAGAATCTGAGGCGGGAACCGGCGGTGGCCGGAATGTTTTATCCGCAGGAAGTGGTAGAGATTAAATCTGAGGCGCGCATCTTAAATGAAGCTGCCGAGAAATACTTGCAGGTGCGACCGGATCTACCACCCGATGATCCCCAAGTAAGCGGGCAGGTCAAGGCAATTGTGGCACCTCATGCCGGGTGGGTATTTTCGGGAATGTTGGCGGCGGCAGCCTGGCGCCGGGCGGCTTTAGGACGCAAAGAAACTCGGCGGATTGTGTTACTGGGACCCACTCATCGGGTTGCGATTCGGGGAGTGGCTTTACCCGGCTGTGACCAGTTCGGAACTCCAGCGGGAATGTTATCGGTACCCACTCAAAAGGTGCTGGAGCAAACCCAGGATTTACCGCTGAAAGTAACCATAGATCCACTTACTCACCTGGAAGAACATGCCCTGGAAGTGCAGGTTCCGCTGATAATCGAGAACTTTGGTGAGGACGTGCAGCTGATTCCGCTAAATGTGGGGGAGGCAGCCCCCAGGGCGGTCGCAGACATCATCGATGCTCTTGCCGATGAACAAACCCTGATAGCAGTTAGTTCTGATCTTTCCCACTATCACCCCTATGAACAGGCAGAACGCATAGATGCAGCAACCATTTCCCAGATAGAAAATCTAGAACTGCCGCTCACTTCGGAACAAGCCTGCGGGGTGCGCCCGCTAAATGGGCTGCTAGAGCTGTGTAGGCAGCGCGGAATCTATCCGCGCCTAATCGGAAACTACAACTCGGGCGACACCCCCTATGCGGGCAGCGACCGAGTGGTAGGGTACGCCGCCTTCGAGATAAGGAGCTAG
- the amrA gene encoding AmmeMemoRadiSam system protein A — MTVPTDAGKILLPLAREAIQTALLDQADPVIPDTPSWLQEDGASFVTLTENTNLRGCIGSLEEYRPLGRDVIENARAAAFQDPRFPAVTRAELPAIQIEVSVLSPRVTLQAGSEAEVIFQLKPQVSGVVLNAGYARATFLPQVWEQLPDPKEFLAHLKMKAGLPASWWDARAQVQTYTVTAWSE, encoded by the coding sequence ATGACAGTTCCCACAGATGCCGGAAAGATATTATTACCTTTGGCACGAGAGGCAATCCAGACTGCGTTATTAGACCAGGCAGACCCGGTAATTCCCGATACTCCCTCCTGGTTACAGGAAGACGGTGCCAGTTTCGTTACCCTCACCGAAAACACGAACCTGCGCGGGTGTATCGGCAGTTTGGAAGAATACCGTCCCCTGGGACGCGACGTGATAGAGAACGCGCGTGCCGCTGCTTTCCAAGACCCCCGTTTTCCCGCGGTGACCCGGGCGGAGCTGCCTGCTATCCAGATTGAAGTTTCGGTATTAAGCCCCCGGGTAACTCTGCAGGCAGGCAGCGAAGCAGAAGTGATTTTCCAACTAAAACCTCAGGTGAGCGGGGTGGTCCTTAATGCTGGATACGCTCGCGCTACCTTCCTACCGCAAGTGTGGGAGCAACTGCCTGATCCTAAAGAATTCCTGGCGCATCTGAAAATGAAAGCGGGGCTACCTGCTTCCTGGTGGGATGCGCGCGCGCAGGTTCAGACCTATACGGTTACCGCCTGGAGTGAATAA